The Melospiza georgiana isolate bMelGeo1 chromosome 1, bMelGeo1.pri, whole genome shotgun sequence genome contains the following window.
AtggcttttcctctctccctgcacAGAAAGGCTTTCTCCAGAAAGAATTGGAAGGTGCAAGAAAACTTCCAGGGGTTtatgaaaggaaggaaatgaagTAATGATAAACTGCACACAGATGAAAGCTACTAGATTCTTCATTCTGGTAAAGAAGAAAGCAACTTTGCTCTGTTTGCAGAACATGAGCTGTGCCTGAATCAACAAGGTCTCTTACTTCAgtgaaaattccttttttggTCACCAGAGAGTAGGACTTGGTGCATTGTTAGTAAGTGATGCAAAGCAACAGGCAAAAAGGGTCAGTGAAACAAGGAGGCAGCAAACGTGTTCCACACCTCCTGCACATCACTGCTCCCAGCCTtgtctgcagcagcaacagGTGCAGGTTAACTGATTTATGGGAAATAAAAGTAAAGCTAAAAATGCCAAGTGGAAAAATCTAGCTGCTTCTCCACATTCCTGCAGTAAAAAGCCCGTGTATTCAGTTTTTCTGTCTTGCTAGATAATGTACAGCACTTGTATATAGTTTTCTAAAAGGTAGATAATGCAAAAGTTTTTTCTGTATTGCATACAATATACAGCTGAAGTAAAAGCTATTCTTCTTAAGcatgctgtaaaaataaaaaaatcaaatcaaactAGTTCCAACTCACTGAATGACAAACTCCTCCAGTTTGACTCAAAGccaaaattttatttccagaaagaaGCTGGTACAGCAGAAAACATCACCTCCAAATACTAAGCCTGTGAAAGATCCAGATGCAATGAAACAATTTTAGACACAACTTCCAGGACACTCCTCCCATTTTGAGAAATTAACAAAGCTGAGCTACTTTAATGCAAAATGCAAACAGCTGAACAGAGGAATTGCTCCAAGATGGAGACTGCTGCACACAGGAACTTCAGCAGCTCAAGTTTTAAGTGCTAAACTGTTCAAGGAGCAGCTGCTTGAAAACACTGCACATTCATAGCAGTTAGCTTTTCAGAGCACTGCTGGATTCCCAGATAGTGCCACTGTAAACTGTGGTGTGTTAGTTCTCTAACAATTGCCTCTGGCTAAAGAAGGCTGGAATTTGGGATCTGCACTGTTCAGACATGCACAAGCTTTTGTCCTACAGATGCTGAAGAAGCAATTCAAACAAAGCAACAATGAGCTATTCTGGTTGTTCTACCTTCTTTTAATGCTGGTGCTCCCACCATAGGCAACATAAATACTCATAGAAGCATTTAAGAGAATTTGCTTTCAAGAGGTGTGCTTGTTTTAATAGAATAAGTGGtccttaaaagcaaaaaaattaattactgtgTCCTTGTAAAGTCAGTTAAATGAATTCCTtgacagggaaaggaaagacTTTGGCCAACTATTAGCATGGCAACAATCATTTATGCAGAGGGTGTCaagaaaaatacagataaaacAAAGAGGTTATATCAGAATGGAAGCATTCTCATTACTCCCAGAATAGTTTATTGTTTTATTCTGAAGGACACCTGACAGTGCTGCAGGCTCCAGGCATTTTCTCCTGTGAGAAATTAGGAAAGAACAAGTCCTCCCCTTATCTGGAGCAGTATgccctctgcctcctccagcaAATGCTCAGAAGTAGATGGGAAACAAcaggaataaggaaaaaaagacaaagcttTTCTTAGCTGTCTATTTATTTGTAATACATCACTTAAGAGATGGGCAGAGACTGACCAAAATTGTATCCATCAGTCCCTTTAGCACGTGGGTTTAGGCTGCCTTTCCTCTCAGCAGTGATCTCAAAgatgcagctccagctggcacagccacactcacagtgggaaggaaaaaataagcaCATGGAGGTGAGATTTGCAGCTAAAAGCAAGAGCAATTTCCTGTGTACCAGTGACCTTTGGAGTGAACAGACCCAGTTAAGAGGTCAGAATAGACACCACCAACCATGATACTTCATCTTTTGCacctttctgcttctcttttagTAGATCAGGTCAGTGCAGTTGGTGCACACAGTTAATGGATTCCTGTCTCAGAGGCATGGCAACAACCGTGGGGTCCAGAGGGTCTTCTCCCTTTCACTCCCACTGATTTCTGTGCCCTACTTGTTCCCTCTCAACGAGAGCTTCTCTTACTAGGTGGCACCTACTGTCAGGACAGACATTTCCTGCATCTGATGTCACCTTAACAGCTTTCAGCCTTCCTGAAGTTCATGTGCAAGCAAACAACAACCTTAAAAGCTACACCTGTGAACAACCACAattgggcttttttccttcaccaaCATGAGTCTGCATTTTGACACAAGATGCCCAAGGGTACTTGTTCTCCACTTTTTCACACTGCTGAGGAAAAGCTTACTGAAAGCTGGGCACAGCAACAGTTCAATAAACTGCAGGAAGCATTACTTTGTCCTCTAATACAGCTTGTTTTGAGAGATCATAATCCCACAAATACTCACTTTAGAGCATACACGTATGTTATGTTACTCCAGACTAGACagtgtcctgctgctctcccctgaACCCAAGGGCAACAAGATATCCAGCATCTCTCACATGTACCTCAAACCCAAGTTGACACTTAGTGTCATCTTGTAACAGTAAAAACTGCAGAAGTGGTGGTTTAAACCCGGAAAAAAAGCTTCAGCAGGTTGTTTATAAGACATGTTCACAAAACTACAGCAGATTATTCAATGCTCAGGCAGAACTGGGCATCAGATTCATATTCAATGCTCAGGCAGAACTGGGCATCAGATTCATTAAGAAAATGTATCAGGTTCTTCCACTGTGTGAGCTGTAATAACCCAAACATCCTGAAGATTTGGAAAAGAGATATCAAGAACTATAATGAAAaggatttatttgttttaaggGATGTAAAGCTAAATTTTAACCTTCTGCTTAGTGATTGCACAATCTCCAATTAGACTTCATTAGAAGAGTCAGTCACTGAAGTAAGACTGAAGTTGCACTAAGTAGTTCCATTGTCAGCAGGAGTAAATAGGTACACTTCACCTCAATGTCAGCCTCACATTAATCCCAGCACTGTTAAGGATTAAAATtaacaaataaacaaagaaacccCATAGTCCCCTCCATGCCCTCACCTTACAGCCCAGTCTGTTCAGAATGCAAATAGATAgccatgaaaaacaaaaaaataaccacACAAAAACCCCAATGTCCTGACTGGTGCAAAAAATATTCCATTGGTTACAAAGCATTAAAGTTTCCAAGTATACTTATTCTTAATTTTGAATTTCTGGAACAAAAACCTGCCCTCTCTCTCCTCTTGCCAGATTAGACACCCATCTTTTTGCGGTGTTAAGAGCCTGTGAACATCCAACACTTCATGACTAAGGGCTACAAGCACCCCCAAACAGGATAAATGTTAGTTCACATTAGTGCACACCCCTGCTATAACACTGTTACAAtcagagctgggcaggacaATGTCTGTGAGCAAAGGATTCGACACCAGGAGCGCGGCTGTGGTCACTACTCCCGCCTGGATCTCATGCACATTTCTTCTTCATCATATTCACCCATCAACTGCAGCATGTATGTTCCAGTGTAGAGCAGAAACTGTCCAGTTATTTGTGCTGCATGGGATAGTAGCTGAAGCACTTTCCTGGAAGAGAAGTAATTTGTTTAAGAAAAAATCACCAGCAAGATGACATTGTCCCTTTCTACTCACACTATGATTAGTTAAGTCAATATATTTAAAAACCCCTCTTATTCCTTCTCACTTCTGAGGAGATTGTCATTTTTGTACCTTTTTTAGAGAAAATACTTGATGGTCAAAAAACTATTGACATATTGGCAGGACTAGAAATCACATTCAACAAAGCAGACTGACATCCCGCTAGATGCAGACAGGCCTTCTGCAGAGCCACCACTCAAACCATCACACAAGAAAACAGCTTTGATTGTTGTTTGATTTGttgcctgggagcagcattcCTGCAGCATAAACTCACCTCATGTCTCACCTTTGTCATTCACTAATACAATCCTGTATGTATCTGCAAGCCACACACCAAACCTGATTAGAGCTGAAGCCGAACAGTCACATTACAGTGGGTACTCAAAAGCAAAACAGGTGAAGCAGGAAAATTACTGCTGTCCAAGCTGCAAGCTTAAGAATTCTCAGCTACTTTGTTTTCTACAAATTTGGTAAAATCAGCTTTCAAGTATATAGTGCTGTGTAAGAATCAGTACAAATCCATAAGATAACATCAGACAAGCATCAGAGGTTTACAATGTAAACTGTCGATCTTCACAGGGGAAGAGATAATCATATTTGAATGGTCATTTATTCAGCTTAGTTGTAACTGCATCTTCCATTCTGCAAGAAACAACAAGGACAGAGTAGTACTAAGGGCTACATTTTGACTCTCACCCCCCAGAAGTTAGGAGGGCACTCAAGGATGATGCTGAGGCATTGGGAAGCAGTACAAAAAACCTGCAACCATTCCAAAACTGGAATGGGATCAGTTTTTGAAGATTCAGAAACCAGAGCAGCCTctcttctgaagaaaaaaagattttctgaaTTCTTGTCTAAGAAAACACACAGCTGTGAACCCTCTGCTTCTATTCACTTGTCCTTTGAGCttaaacagagaaggaaaaaatcttcctacaaattaattttaaccCCGTCATGAAAGCCTTGCAGTTGAAATCCAATGCCTCAGCACAGCAGAATATCCTGCACTTAGAGCCTGTGAAGCCTGTTCAGAACACTGTACCCTTATTCATGCTTCCCACACGTGCCACTGCAGCCTGTTCTTCCTTCAGCGCACAGAGGAGGCCAAGGAGCTTTGCAGTTGCAAGGAAAGCTGCACCTGGTGCTGGGCTTTGAGCAGCTGCAGAGTGTCACTCGCACACAGGGGCAGTTGCCACTTGAGCCACGGAGCAAGTGATTTGTTGAACTCGACATCTGATCCTTCAGTGGGACACCACAGGGAAACACCACCAGGGGAAATGCACTAATCAGACCTGGcaggctcccagcccctcccatctgaacagctgcagcatttttcaGTCCTTTCCCTCCACACTCAGCATGTGGGCAGAGGGCATCAGAGTTGGCAATCTGGAACTCATTAGCAGAGGGACTGCACCAGGGTCCTGACATCCTCTGTCTCTGATTTCAACAGCAAGTTGAGACAGGCCATGTCACTGTTGTGTTCAAGGGTACCCAAGGTTATGTTTTCTGTCACTCTGTTCTTTGCTAGCAGAGTGCCACCCCACCCTGACAGTGACACCTCCCTTACAGCTCTACTCTGTAACATAGCAGAGCTTCCAGAAGAACTCCACAGCTACTTCAGCTGCttgccagcactgctcctttCTCACCAGCTGCCCTGTCTTGGCAGGGAGGCACAATTGTCACTTCAAACTCTCCTTAGCAGCACAAGTCCCAGTGCTGATACTCAGTTCCATAGCAGGCAGGCAGAGATCAGAGTTTGTTTTGGCTCGAGAGAGTTTGACAAACGTAAGAACTGGAGGAATGCAGCTGTCCAAAGGCAAACCTCTGCTTTGAAGAAACCCTAATGAAATCTATGTTACAGGTGGGTGTAGCATGTAGCTGGATAATCATTCCATCCTGACCAGAGAGGACTCTCGTCTCCAGCCACCAGCTGTAGCCTGAAAGCTCAAGGACCACCCCAGTAGAGTGGAAAGGTCAGTGAGACTGAAGGACAGGCAAGAAGATCAGCATTACAGCACTAATCAGCACACCTGCTCCAGGAGAGAAAGGACTGCTTAAAGACTTCATCTAAAGGCCACATGTCACTCAGGACAAGTCCAAACTTCACTGATGACATATGCATCTGTCTGTCAGGTCTGGTCCTCAAGTGATAAAATGCAGCACACCATTGTGTCTCAACCAGAACTCTAAAAGTCAGGTAGAGAAACTTGGGGTTGCAGCTTAACAGCTGTGAAAGCACAGCACCTCTGGGAAGGGGTCTGAACTCAGGCGTCTCCTTGAGCCAGGGCAGCTGATCTTGACAAGGCACCAACTTTCAACTCATTGCTGAAAACAGTGAACTGGACAGGTATTATTTTGCTCTGAATAAGACCACTTTTCCCAACAGGCAGATCTACCAGCCCACAGTAGATCAGTCCTGCAGGAGACAGAGGTCCTTGCTCCCTTAGCAAGCCCAGAGACCACACCAGCTGGCAGAAGAACAGTGATATCAGAGTCTTACTGCAGATGACAAATCCACATTAGGAGCACAAAGTGTCATCTCTCCTCCATTTTCCTTTGCCTCCCTGTAGCTCTAGTGGTGAATCTGGCAAACAGGAGCTGCAATGTCTTAGCAAGCTTTAAGACCCCTGACTTAGATCTCAAATTCCTTTCATTTCATCCCCTTGAAGTCTCCTCTTCAAAGAGCTTCTTTCCCCAGCCTCCTGCATTCTTCAGACAAACAAGTCAAGGAAATGTGAGGAAATTCTCTCAGCAGAACAAAGAAACTGTACTTACACCCTTTCAGTAAATACAATAAATTGGCCAGTAGgtaagaaataacaaaaatccTGATTTTATAAACAGAACCAGTGCTCCACTGAACCAATGGCAAACACAGATTTTCACATTAGCACGTACACCTGCCCAGTAGTGGAAACACACTCACCGTAATACACTTTTGGCTCCCATGCATTTGATGTCATATGAGATAGAGTAGATCTCATAGAAGGTTGCCTTGATGTTTAAGCAGCCAATAAAATCCTTAGGGTTCAGTTTGTACAGGTCAAATGTGATGTTAGCTActcccattttcttcttttttctcacAGCCACAACTCCATTTTTTGtctgatttaaaaagaaagagacagTTTGTACCACGACACAGGAAACTACAGCCAGACAATTGTTAACAGTGCATATCTTCAGAAGCACCCTTGCTTACTCCAGTCTTGGGGCTAGTTCTTGGTCAAGTCTAAACTAGAATTAAAAGCACTGGCACTCAGAAAAGGAGGTCTGTAGCTCATGTGTTGTTTTTCAAGTCCTGAAAGGCTTCTGGACTTTTTCAAACAGACACTAAAATTCTAGAGTGACAGAGCATCTccttaatatttattttctgtagtaGGGCCTCTTCAGAGTACACTGAAGCCACAGGAATTCCTGCTATTTATTTATCCTGGTACATTCTGGCTTCTCTCTGAGGCAGCAAGGTTAGGCCACCAAATAACCAGGATGACATTAGGTCCTTTCTGCTTAGTCAGGAACACAATACTGATGAGCACTCTTGGAGACAGCTATACAGATGACATCTGTGAAAAGTCAGGGCGTGCATTTCAAAACCTGGCTCACAACATCTTTATTCCTACTAAAAAGAAACACAGGGAGGGAACCACTGCTGATTAGGCCAAGGGTTCAATAATGagattttcagaggaaaagcaaaggagagagaGCGTAGAAAAAGTCTCATCTTCCACCTTAAGTGCACCCTCCTTTTTTGCAAGCAGCCCTTGTCTGCTGCAGGGTGTGTGCTTCAACAAAGGAAagccaaaaagaaaacagcaaagagaACCCATATTCACAGAGACATCTAGTGGATACACGGGATCCTCTGCTCAGCACATTCCTCTCAAGGTTACCAGCCTGGCAGCTGTCAGGCTGTTTTCTGCAGGCTAAATGAAGCAATGAAGTTGTGTAAGACCGGACCTTTCTGTACCTGACACCCCAGCCCTCAGACAGTGTCACGATAAGTCAGACAAAGTTAAACACAGCAGTTCATCATTAGCCAGCAATGTTATGCCTGTTTTACTTTGATAAgtccagccacagggccccctATCAACAACAGCTCTGGGCATGTACGAGCAGTTGGTGTGCTTGGAAGCATCTCCCACAGCCCTCCCCATCAGCACCCAGAATATTTGGATaaagcaggacagggctggTACTACACTCCAGGTGACTGGTGAGGCTGTGACAATCCCTCTGTTGTCACTCAGCACATTCTGAAGAGGGGCTGCCTCCACACTGCAATGCCAGACAGGAGACGGGGGGAAGGAGCAAGGTGGAGTCACACCCTGGCTGCAACTCCTTTCCTGCCCTTGGAGCTCGTGCCCCAGGTGCAGAGCTTGAAAAACCAGTGAGGTATTTGGGGGAAAAACACAGAGGCTGCCCTCACTGCAACAGGAGACTGGGAAAACAGGGCCACATGATTGAGCTGTATGTGTGCAGGCACAGAAATTGTGTCCCTGCTTACGcgcagctctgcagctggtaGAAAAAATTCTGATGCCAGCTTTACAGCAACAACCATCTCATGGAAAAACATTTAGGAGCTTGACTCTATGTTATTAATGTACAGATGACTATTTCCCCATAAAAGAACTAATTGAATACTGAATTAATATGATTAGAAGGCTAAAGCAAGCCAGTTTTAATAGCTCTTAAAACTTGAAGCATGCAGACTAACATTAGGTTCTGATGCCAACTTCTGGCTATTTGCAAAATCAAACAAGGCTTTTTTAACTATCATTGACTATTACTGCCTTCAGATGGCAGAACTTGCTTTATATTACTTTGTTTGAGCATTTTTACAGTCTAAATCTAATCTTTAAAGACACTGTATTTTTTGTACTTCACGGAGTAAAAGTCCTAATTTTCTTTAGGTTACAAAAAGGCTCAAGAACAAATATTTCTGAGCTTCTCCAAAAGCAGGGGATTTTCCCTGTAAGTCTTTTCAGTTTAAATGTTTTACTTCAATTTCTGGTGGATTTTGTCAACAGATCTATGACCAGACAAGGGACAATAAGAAATATGAACTTGATTTTTCATCCAAGAAGTCTCAACAAGGAGTTTACATCGTACCTCTTCAGaggaatttttcttcctcttctcccctCTTTCCAACAGTTTTAGAAGCCACAAACATTTCTCCATCCATTTCTACTCAAACGAGGAAGAAGCAGCCAATACTTACTGGGGTCCATTTCTGTCCATTTTCTAGAACCATGAAGTGTGTATTGTCATCCAGGGACTTGAAGAACTCTTCTGTGTCCACAACTGTGCCATCTTCCTCCAAAACCAGAGTAACTATTCCAGCAGTTATAACAAAGGCGTCcaaagtctgaaaaaaaaaaaatacaggaaactTTAGCATTCTAAAGAATCATTTCATATTGAGACTCACTTATCTGAAATACTTCCCTAGTGATggtttttttagaaaaacaagAGTCTGTGGGCTGTCTTTCTGGGATACTCACAGGTATTTCCCTGTGAGCTTCAGTCAGAGTGTTTGCTGTACCTTgctgaggagctcctgcaggctgctggcaacaattcccttcctgctgctgcggGAGGCGTTGGACACACGGAAAGGGCGTCCTGCGGGCATGAGAGGAGGGAACAGGGTCTGTTTTGTTACCGCTCCTACTGATGCTCCCATGGATATGAAAGATCTAagacaaataaaaatgcagagttACAAAAACAGTCATGGCAAGTACTGCAAGAAGGAGGAAGACTGTTGACATAATCACATTATACAAGTAATCCACAGATCACCTCAAGACTCTTGGACTTAACTTCAAAACTAAATACTGCACTGCCCTACAGATAGGTTTTATCTGTATTCTCTCTTGCCCATGACATTTGgaaagacttttaaaattaatacaaTTTCAAGCAGACACCTCTAGCTTGGCTGACCTCAAGGACACAATCACAGTGAAGCTGATGGGTTGTAAAACtcaatttaaaaagcagcagctcttacTGCATTCAGTCACTTAGCTCATTCTCTTAATTTACAAGATAAACACTCAGTGACATACATAATTAGTTGAAAGCAGTCTTGTGTGTTAAGACATGGGTTTGTTTTAGGAAGACTGAACAAATGACCCATACTGAAAACACCCGTTGGCAGAATGCAAGCAGAGCTTTGTGATACAGCTACACTTGACTTCAAAGAGTCAAGGCATTTATTTGTAAATTGTATCTGCAGTCTATAAAACTCCATCCGGTtttggaaaacacaaaataagaGACTTGAATGAGAAGGAGTTAAATGCAAGCAAAGTTAATATCCAGGTACATGAATACATAGTCTGGGAGCAAGCTGCCAGCAAGGCTGGAAGAATTAAATCACTTTAAGAAAGAGATTTAAAGTTTTTCAGGGCAATTACATATTTACCTTTGGTAAACCAAGCACACAACACCAGTAACAGCCTATTCCCCCACCAATGTACAGATCTGCTCTCATCTACACCTAGTGACAATTTTGTCTGCCAAATGATAATGGCTAAGTCAATACTCAGCGTGCCAGAAATGGCATTATGCCTGACACCTGGGAAGGACTGATTGCTAAGCCTTTTAAAGGGAGGCAATATTTTCTCCCACACTCCTGGACTTTACCCTCTGGATATGCCTTTGGCTCCTTCATTCTGAATTGCTCAAGGGTGGGAAAGGGATGTGTCCCCATTGTGCTCTCCCACATAGGTGTAAAAAGTCAACTTTATGTGGTAAAATCTATTCTCTTTCAATGAGGGCAGAGTGAACTGCCAGCCTTTATCTGCAGCCAGAGAGTAAATACAGGACTTCATAGAACAACATACAATGAGAAGGAATAAAGTTACTCAACTTATGTTGATGTCCTTCTTATGCAAATCCACACCAACCATGCAGAATAAATATCTTTTCCACACCTCTTATGTGGTCTATAAGCATATTTTTGGAATGCACAGAATGTAATTTTTGTGCCTGAGCAGATTCAGACTTCAGTAAATAATTTGTTTACCAATCCAATTCTGAACCACTCTTCTGGGCTATCACCTTTCCTCTGAACAATAAGTTTATACCTTCCACAAAAACTCCTTGGCATTATTGgagttttaattgtttttaaaggaGGAGAACATTCAGCAGTTCTGTTCCAGCTCATGCTTTTGTTGCTAGTTCTGGCTATACAGTGGCTCTCACATTTGGCATTTACACACACAGGGCTGATGGAAACCTCTGTCCTTGTTGTGGCAAACCTGGAAAGGAtgagcagccagcctggccttcaGGAAACAAGCACTGTTTCATATTAAAGAGCTAATAAGCACTGTTCCTCCTGGAAAAGTGGAcgaggacatggggacagcagcactgtCAAGGGCACTGAAGCCCCACAGAAGGGAAGGCTGCTGGGACAGGCCCTGTTTGCCAATCTCTCGGCTGACTAATTAATGAGCCCTCAGCCACCCCGCTGCTCATGGGCAGCTCACATTCTGAATCACTGAGTCTCTCcctcaggaaggaaggaagcctGCTCATCTACTCTGGGGCTGGTGACATCACTTCACAGGGCATCCTGATGGCAAAAAGGGCAGCACTAGGGTTTCAAGAGCTTTCACAGCTGATTACACCTCATTGCCTCCCACAAATTTGAAAACTTGCGTGTAGAATAGTAACCTGAGTGATATACCTGTGAGTACtccaatcttttttttcttttttttgtgaggaCAGTCAATATCAGTCCCATTGAAAAGTTTTCTTTCCCACTACTTAAGCCAAGCTGTCATTCACACAAGACAAAGCAATAGGGTAACAGCCAAAACATACAGGCTGACAAAGAATGAGAAATGTTAGGGACACAGCCCATGGGCAGGACTTGAGCTAACAGGGTCCACCCCAGCCAACTCTACGAGCTGTACTCCGAAGCTCTGAGCAGAAGTTTCCCAAGGCGTCAGGATCAGCCACCCCACACTGCTGCCCAGTTCTGTTAAAGTCAgagcaataaaaacaaacagatcAATAGATCAGGGCTTATATTATCACCACCAGACAGTCATTGAACAGGAAAGATCTTAAGAAGTTATTTAACAGTGGTGACATTTCACCTACACATTGATAAAACCTGTCAATATCATCTTTAAACTAAGCCTGCCTATGAAGAAGTGAGTCTGGGCTCCAGGGCAGGCTGAGGTTTCAGCTAATGAGGAGACAAAATGCGGGATGATGAAAAGCAGCAAGACAAACAGAGTGTGAACCCTTCCATTTCTGGGCCTATTACTGAAAGCTTGTTTCTATTTTGTGTGCCACTCTCTTTCCTACATCATAGGATTAAACAGACCAGCCTACATTCACAGCTCTTAGAAAGATCCATTCTTGTTGTAGCTGTCCTCAAAACACAGACAAACTAATTCCTGGTACAGGGAATTCCTCTGTTAGACTAGaccaaaaataatttcctattaAAAGCTGATCAAGCTAAGTCATAAAACAAGTGGTGGAAAGGAGTGAAGGTGCAGTCAGTTTTACTAGAAAGTTGAGTGACAGGTTAAATACAGACAAATCCACTATTGTTTTATTAATCTTTAAAGGATCAAGTCATAGCTCTTCTCTAAAGGAAGAAGGAATCCCACATCTGTGgagaatacaaaaatattttataattggAAGATCAAATACCTTAAAACCCTAGCATCTTACCCAGTTTGTTTTGGAAAACTACAATCTGCTAGAGAGGGCTTCACAAATGCTGCCACAAGCATTCACTCCAGTGTCAAATCTGGTGGGAGAGATGAATTAATTCTTTACGAGGACACAGGGATTAAAAGCCTGCCTTGAGCCCTGCACACATATTTGACTCTTTATCTTTGTTTGCAATATGCCTCATATGTTTGTCTAAGAATGTGGTGCAATGATCTTCAGCCTCGCTCAGAAAAACCAGCGTTGCACAACACGCTCCAGGACACGGCACGGATTGATTTTAGGTTAGGGTTCACTGACAACCACAGCAGCACTAACAGCCAggcaaaacaacagaaaacaaaaatcccaaaacaaaatagaaaaaggtTGGAAGTTAGTTAGTCGGGAGATTTGGGGTTCAAGTCGCAGCGTGGTTTTCCTGCTCGAACACGAGCTGTGGAGCCGCCACAAGCACAGCGGATGGGTGTCCGAGCAGCGCACGGAGCTGCGCTGCCCCGGCTGGCTC
Protein-coding sequences here:
- the CIDEA gene encoding lipid transferase CIDEA, yielding MEVARDCVGLLLRSFISMGASVGAVTKQTLFPPLMPAGRPFRVSNASRSSRKGIVASSLQELLSKTLDAFVITAGIVTLVLEEDGTVVDTEEFFKSLDDNTHFMVLENGQKWTPTKNGVVAVRKKKKMGVANITFDLYKLNPKDFIGCLNIKATFYEIYSISYDIKCMGAKSVLRKVLQLLSHAAQITGQFLLYTGTYMLQLMGEYDEEEMCMRSRRE